Genomic window (Lycium barbarum isolate Lr01 chromosome 2, ASM1917538v2, whole genome shotgun sequence):
cttgaattaaagagttagggtttatacccaaaattgggggttttgaaaTTGGATggatccttgagttaatttagcaattagttgatgggttttgatcacctagtgtttaattggataatttacccccgaatttctcgttttgcccttgtgggctccgtttccccaaattctagagttggttttgacctaattagaatgatagcaatataggtatcgatcttcatgatttctaatctagattttgaatatagctagactttcttgatcttgaggctcagcagaagggcaaggctaaggaaTGATTATATGTGTATtattgttcggccatccaggtaggttatggcttacccttggtgagactttgggtagcgaagcatatatttagatgatattgtaggagacagcatgtaaaccttcaggtatgaagctGGGTTGGATACTGTCTTAGGTTGGGcattgttgtgtgattggggctagccaccctattgtgttgggacttgattgttctattgttgttgacTTGATGCCGCGTGGTTATAGTAGATGTTGGCAACTATTGATATAACTTGTTGACATTTGATTACGAGGATAGTGTttcatatgacttgtgtagtctttcatgatattgttggtgtaacCGTGTTTGGTATTTgagatattattgatgttgacacatacattgcacgtattctcatccttcatgtTATATTGTTGAtgcattgttgatacttgatgaaacactgtgatgagctgggctcgatttggatgagagtgacgtgagagttcgATATCCGATGTTTGTCCTAGAATCatagattgagtgagtgcatggacttcgcgggtcccccggGGTGGTGCTGATGAAAATGCTATGTGGGTAAAGATCCGGAGTCTCGTCtgtttgttgggcaaagatccgggacgagtactgcttagacttcgcgagtcaccttgggttgtgctactgagatggcgatacttccgtccggagtacatgtgtacacatcattgcattgcatttgcattcatacatcattgcattgcattgcattgcattgcattatggcttatattgtgatgatctggtcaTTTACTTGCATTGTTGggtttcggattggatatattgagacttggcacatttgggtttagatgcttcaacctaggtgatgacgtgtacttggttctggcttgtgtttgacttatacttgttgatttatctgcttatcttactttattgtctgaattatgttagctacacttagtcggcctatgatacctaccagtactgtggttttgtactgacctgcacttgctgtattcttatgaatgcagaattccaggttggatctacttctatttctcgtggctgatagtcgccccGAGAGTTGCTTAGAGGctacagggtgagcatgagacGTCCGCCGCCTTGTAGATTCTTCtaatttatgtcttatttcctattccgagacatattcgtacttgatgtattattgatattccaacCTTGtaagattttagttagatgctcttgtatgaccaaaccagatactaaggcagattttatttacttccgcattttcttatttatattataactGTGAGACATTTtctattttacttcttccgctattttctattatttgtgaatgttgagttaagggttcgcctaccgaggtggaaaaggtaggtgcccgtacgacttagtgaaattaggTCGTCACATGATAACTCCTGTTTATAGTTGTAGGAGGGAAATTGTGATGAGGATCAACTCTTTTTGACCAATAAAATTTGAGTGACATGACAATAGGATGGAACACGTCACTTTTACATGTGACACATTTTCATTGGCTTTTTATTTGACTTAGCTTGCTATGTCATTTAGATATGTGGCATGATCCTGTTGACTTTTTTATTTGACTTGACATGTATGTCATTAGACACTTAGCACCAATCTGGACCTCTACGATAAGATGACATCTTGGATTTAGCAAATTGGTTCCATCATTTGTAGCCCAATTGAATGGGCTAGCTTAATATAATTAAATTTATATTCATCAGAATTGAATAATTAATTATATTGTCCTAAAATATTTATTCGGACTAGTATATCTTGAATATAATCCAAATTTCTAAAATTTAACTGTCTATATTAATATAAAAAATCAAAATGAAACTACAagtctccaaaaaaaaaattaaagatgcAATTTCCACTTAAGAAAATAACTCTGTCTCTGCAAAAGTTCTTAGACTACATTGGATCATGTTGATGATTCGTCAGGTAAATTTGGTATTCCTGAAAACTGGACACTCTGTGCCACTTGCAAATGTAGGTTTTAAGATAAAATTTATAGGAAATTATGGGTGTGTTCAATatgaggaaaatattttcttgaaaaataagtcatcaataaaaatatttttttatgaaaaaCTACTTTCACCAAAAGGAGGAAGATGGCTTATTTCACTTTTGGGCGAAAGTCTGTTTCTTTCACTATTCTCACAATTCTTAACTTCATATGATTGTCTTAACCAACATTTCGAATATATATTTTTGGTAACTATAGATTTTAacatttcaaatatatatatatatatatatatatatatatatatatatatatatatatatctttttgaTACTAAAAATTCGTCAAAACACTATTTGATTTGCGAAGGTATCGCCTGTCAGAACAAGGAAAAGATTATAATTCAAACCAAACACCGAAAAATAGGATATAATTCCTCATCCTATATTGATATATAATAAAAAAGATTTTGATCTAAAAATTTATATTGAGTTTAGCTAGTACCTATAATCAAACACAAAATAAATGTAATACCAAATTTTATATCTGGATTAATATTCTAATCTCGATAAGCCACCAACCCCTATGATTATTATCAATCTTCCATATAATTATTTTTCTATTAATATGTTTCATCGTACAAACATACACCAGAAGTATTAATTTATCTGGAGAAttgtattttcttaaaaaaaaaaaatgtaagtcaTTTCTTTaagatattaaaaaaaacatatgTAGAATAAATTAATAGTAGTATTACAATATTAATAAACATAGATAGAAGTACTAACCTGATCATCAGAGTAAACTTAATCAAACTCACTCTCTTGTTCATTAGGTAGGTAGAACTTGGAGTTTCAAGATTCTAGAAGAGATAATCCATATTATTAAAATCCAGATACACATCATAATTTTCTCTGTCATTTGAATCACGTCCTTCATTATCACTCGCATGTGATGTCGCGATAATATTGTTGGGTTCAGACATGTTTGGTTCACCAAGATATTCATGGAAATTTGCATTTGCTGCTCCCAATTCATTAATTGTCGTATTTTCAATATTTGTACCGGACATCATTGCGCTACCTGAATATGTTGCTTCATTGGCCGCATTGACATTCAAATCATAGTAATTTTGAGCATGATGATACCCACCGTTAAATTCCAACTCAGGTGTATGATAAGTGTTCCCACTAATTGGGCTTCGTAATCCTTGTGATCCTAGCATTTCAAATAATGGtccatgttgttgttgtagccaatCAGCATTATTATTTTTGGCCAATAAAAATGGGTTATTGAATGGGTTGTCAATGCTGATATATTGGGAATTAACTTGATGTTGTGGGCGATAGACCTGCTGCTGAGTTAAACTCTCTTCTCTAGAAAAAATGTTGTTAGTATTAAGTAGTGGTGGAAATTGAAGCTCTTGGACTCTTTAGGTCTCTTGGtcgggttgttgttgttgcagatTTGTAACATGTATTTGAAGATGAGGTACTGTCCCAAAATTTGcaaggctacttctttgtttagAACCACTTGAGGATCCCTGACCTGATGGGTGGCGAGTAGAAAGAAACAAATTAAAGGCAAGTTGGACCAAATAAGGAGTTATTCATTCAAAAAATACAGACCATGGTAGTAGAATACTTGCTTAAAAAGAAATGAAACAGGGGTTGTAAGAGGAAAGTTTGCAGCACTGATGTATGAGTTAAAGTATATATCATGAGTGATACAGAAATAGATCGAAAAATATGTGTCTTAGCTAGGACAAAAATTTTGCATGATTCAATCACTAATCACTAAATTTTCTTAGTTCAAAAAGATAACAAGAACTTATTTCAATATCCTCAATATATATAATTGTTGTATTTATGACAAAAtaggtatatttatcatctgtaCTCATTAtgatttgggtgtgtttggtatgaaagaAGTCATTATTTCAATAGAAAATTTTACTGGTGTTTGATATAACGGACGAATGATAAATATCTCTcgggaaaaaaaaattagattgaTAATGATATTATTGAGTTGAATGTTATTTGGATAAAAAATTTGAGTACCAAAGGTACCTCATAATGTCTAAATTGTGTTAGTGAAAGTGATATGAAATCAAAGTTGAGATAGTTATTATTAGAAAAATGACTTCCTGAAATATCTTTTTATAAGAAAGTAACttcttaaaaaaaatgtatttcctTTGTACCAAATAATACATAACTGACCGCTTAGAAAATTTAAGGGATGTACCTGAAGATGGCTTCCAACTTGCCCCCTGGTAAGACCAGGCACATTCATCACTCGAAGAATCTCGGTTGGAAAACATCCTACAAGTTAATTTCATAAAAATGTAAACTTAATCTATTTAAACATCCCTAGATTAATCAACATGAAATAAATACACGAATTATTGTGCCTTATTCCAAAGCAAGTTGACGGCTTATAAGTTATGAATTCTCACTGACCATATCGTTCTATATAAGTGAATTATAGagaaatttaattaatttgtGAAGTAAACTTACGTCCTTCACCAAGTTGTTGCACAGCATACATGAATTTGGCATGAAGGTCCATAATCCATTCAGTGTGATCCTTTCGCCTAACAGCCTTATTAGCGCTGCTCTGATGCTCTCCTTCATTAATCTCTTTTGTTCTTTTCCTACCTCTATTTCTCCTTAGTTTGTACTTCCCATTTGATAAGACATTGTTTTCAGCCTCATGAATATTATTTCTCTGTTCTTCAGTATTAGGAATATTATCCTCTCCAACTTGTTCTTCATCTCAAACAATATTGTTTTTATCAATATCATCAGCATCAACAATATTCATCTGATCTTCATTTTCTTTTAGTCCTTCTCTAGTTTTttccttttgaattttttttctcaaTACAAATTGCCACAAGTACTTCACAATTTCTTCGTGAACTGGCTTTTTCAGGTAAAGGTAAGCTCCTTTTTCAAAAGCCCTCTTTGCTAATTTTGCTTTGTGTTCATCACATACAACTGGATTATTATTTACATGAAGCTAGCCATTAAAACCAAATTATATTGTCAACATTATGTGAAGGATTAAATTCATGTATACTTATTGAATTTTATCTATTATAACATTAAGATTCTTACAAAACAACTGGTTACCATATCATAAAAAGGGATTAGTGATGGGCAATTTGTGTCACTAAACAACAAAAATCCATCGCTAATTCTATTTGACGAcgaatgattaaaaaaaaaaagtttagctACAGACTATTTAGCGATGCACAATTTCTATCGCTAAACAACAAAAAATCATCACTAATCCTATTTGATGACACATTATAAGAAAAATCAGTTTATTTACGAGTTATTCAGCGATAAATTAACGACGCATTTCATAGCTAATCATTTTCGAAGTGGGGTTAATTACACTAAGCACTCCCAAAGTATGAttctatttttttatatactCCCTATATTATAAAATCAAACACTTACACCTCACTACTATGAAAATCCTACATTTACACACCCTATGATGTATATCCGTAACTaagtatattaaaatataattatcaaAATAAAAACTAAACTATAAATGTTTATACGGAGTTATTTTCTGAAATTTTAAAACGAAGATAAAAACTATAATAATTTGTTTTATTCATGCCTGTAACAATATGTCAGGTCGTTTTGAGActttttccctttttcctaaGTGACCATTTCTGTagcttaaaataatattttgacttgtggggatgggtgacGCAATGCCCGAGGCAATTGGGTGAGTATCAGAGAAGAAATAGTAAATTTTGAAAATCCTTAAGTAAAGAAATGGAATGGTTGAGCAAGGTCAACATTTGGGGTTATTGAACACATATGCGAGTTGGACAGTTCTGTTAGGTCTGGAATGTGATTCATGACTTAGTTGGATGATCGAGACGGATCCAGAGAGctcaggtgtgtttttgactcTTGGTTGGAAACTAGGTTTTATGATGAATTGGATTTGACCATGGTCAACATCGGATCAAGAAGATCTTGTATGGGTATTTTGAGTGTGCGAGAAGGTTCATAAAATGTTTTATGACTGGAATGTTTTATAtaaaagattaattttttttttaaaaatgtgaTAACATCATATGGGATGTAAGTATATAATTTTCATAATATAAGGGTTGAAAGTATTTAAGTTTACAACACAAGCAGAAATGTATCCCTAACTGAATCATAATACATGGATATCTTTAATATGACTAACCTTTAGATAAGGAAACTGACTTTACCAAACTATCATTAGATGTCGTAAATGGAAGAGTAGAATAAATACTGACCGAGAGAAACGATGTCCATGGCCAAAGCTTCATCCAAAAGTTGAAAACAAAGTGAATCGGGTGAATTGACATTAATAATCATCACATCgattttttattttcctttagAGAGCATTGACATAGCTGCCGAAGCCATATTAACCATCCTAACTATATCAATGCACTTTGAAAGTCAGTGAAGAACAGACAAAATttacacaaaaaaataataataatgagggttttttttatttttcatatgaaaatcCAACTAtaaattttcttgttgtattACTACACTTTGGTTTATGAAATTGCACATAACAATCAACTTATATTATAATCAATGTGACTGATCTTAGACAGATTCACATAAAAAGACTATATATTGTGTAGGATAGATAATAGGGTTATATAAAATAGTGAAGACCATAAAGCAATATATTGTTAAAGAATCTATTCAGATTCATTCAAATAATTTGTTGAAAACAATGGAACACTTAATAGAGATACTATCAAAATCAAGAGATAAAAGTATCAGAAGCTTTGAGATaatcttatttcatgaatatgcTACTAATAAGTTTAGAAGATTTAGCAATGATGAAATATTTATCAATAATTCAAATTATTCTCATTTGAGTTATCTATTGTCCTATCAATGATCTTTTAAGTCTTGACATCACTAAATATATTACATATCTCATACATATTAATATATAATTGAAATTATCCATGTTATTACATATCTCATACATAATATATCATCACTTAATTGAATTTAAGAATCTTAAATACGACAACAAAAGTACAAATGGTTATAACATAATAAGTTGACAGAAGAGTGATAAATAATTCTAGAATACTGGACTGCAAATCGATAAAATATAATTTCTAGAAAAAGGTATTACCTAAAATAATAGTATTTGAAAGATTACAATGTAGTGTATTTTCTATCTGAAGTGTCTAGAATGAAACCCTAACTCACTATTTAGGCATTGACTTTGAGTTTTGAAAGTTTCTAAAGTGGAAAAAGAATTTAGAAAAGAACCTTCCTTTTTTATCAGATTTTGCTATACATGTTCTTTATCATGCCATGCAGATCAAATTTTATTTCCTACTGTTAAAAGTAGAAAGCAAAGCAATTCAAATCAAAACGATTAACACACCTCGAACGGGGAACAATCAATGAATACTAACAAAGTAATTGAGAAaccaaacaaaagaaaataaggaaaaaaaaaaaatatatatatatatatatataaaacgcaCCTAAGATATACTAAAATTGTCATTTACACACCCTTTTTGTGGGGTAAGATAATTACTTGCATGATCATTAAGCGTGAAccaaaatataaataatattttgcAAGCATCCATTAAAGTAGATTCAAATTTGTTTcttcaaattaagaaaaaatcTAATAAAATTGAAATATTTTTAAATTCAAGGCGCACAGTCAAAATGATGAAATTAC
Coding sequences:
- the LOC132628719 gene encoding uncharacterized protein LOC132628719, with the protein product MYLANATRPDIAFFVNFLARYSSSPTQRHWNGIKHILRYLKGTIDMDAGYLSDLHKARSETGYLFTCGEQVGEDNIPNTEEQRNNIHEAENNVLSNGKYKLRRNRGRKRTKEINEGEHQSSANKAVRRKDHTEWIMDLHAKFMYAVQQLGEGRCFPTEILRVMNVPGLTRGQVGSHLQVRDPQVVLNKEVALQILGQEESLTQQQVYRPQHQVNSQYISIDNPFNNPFLLAKNNNADWLQQQHGPLFEMLGSQGLRSPISGNTYHTPELEFNGGYHHAQNYYDLNVNAANEATYSGSAMMSGTNIENTTINELGAANANFHEYLGEPNMSEPNNIIATSHASDNEGRDSNDRENYDVYLDFNNMDYLF